The proteins below are encoded in one region of Cucurbita pepo subsp. pepo cultivar mu-cu-16 chromosome LG10, ASM280686v2, whole genome shotgun sequence:
- the LOC111803373 gene encoding protein STRUBBELIG-RECEPTOR FAMILY 3-like, with amino-acid sequence MGCSHWNLFMKILIGLLLLFTNPFCLGDTDLRDVAAINALFIALGYPPLRGWILVGGDPCGEKWQGVECVFSNITAIQLSGLNLGGELGTSLDQFESIISIDLSNNHIGGIIPSALPATLRSFSLSANQFTGSIPSALASLTQLMDLSINNNLLTGAIPDVFQLLNGLNNLDLSGNNLSGQLPPSMADLFSLTTLHLQNNRLSGMLDVLQDLPLSDLNIENNLFSGPIPPKLLGIPNFRKDGNPFNTTIIPSAPALAPSPFAVAPVTAGRPTRQTGAGQPLSSGSPESDGGRSFFSGKRIIGIVIIGAVILVALGACILLSVCLKRRSKHREETKMVRENVDMGSKDKPKLTKPSVDVDDVEKGRRETTLKPVDRDGMKDRIMDYTSPKLHENPFASNTSFREDHTESFRDRRDANGKRKDASNMSFRDDYTESSSINIDELLARPPPPPPFSLLSTQEIAKPIVTADVPSRVPKKLNTSSLRVFTIASLQQYTNSFSEDNLLGKGMLGSVYRAELPNGRLLAVKKLDGSSLTRWSDDEFHNLVSDICELRHDNIVELKGYCAEHGQYLLIYEYCENGTLYEALHVDKEMHQKLSWNVRVRIALGAARALEYLHEACQPPIVHQNFKSANILLDNELKAQLSDSGLATLLDNQSSVRFLPTHGYSAPEFESGTYTYQSDVFSFGVVMLELLTGRKSCDRTLPRGEQYLVRWAIPRLHDIDALSRMVDPSLKGTYPIKSLSRFADIISSCIMREPEFRPPISEIVQELLQMV; translated from the exons ATGGGTTGTTCTCATTGGAATTTGTTCATGAAGATCTTAATTGGGTTGCTCTTGCTCTTCACCAACCCTTTTTGCCTTGGAGATACTGACCTCCGTGATG tTGCTGCAATCAATGCGTTATTTATTGCTCTTGGCTACCCTCCTTTGCGAGGATGGATTCTTGTGGGAGGTGATCCATGTGGGGAGAAGTGGCAAGGGGTTGAGTGTGTGTTCTCGAATATAACAGCGAT ACAACTCAGTGGTTTGAATTTGGGAGGAGAGCTAGGCACTAGCTTAGACCAATTTGAGTCAATAATATCAAT AGATCTTAGCAATAACCATATTGGAGGGATTATTCCATCTGCATTGCCTGCTACACTAAGAAGTTT TTCTTTATCAGCTAATCAGTTTACTGGAAGCATTCCCTCTGCACTTGCCTCTCTAACACAATTAATGGACCT GTCAATAAACAACAACCTTCTTACCGGGGCAATCCCTGATGTCTTCCAGCTGCTTAATGGCTTGAACAACTT GGACTTGTCGGGCAACAACTTGAGCGGTCAGCTGCCTCCCTCCATGGCGGATTTGTTCTCCCTTACTACATT GCACTTGCAGAACAATCGACTTTCTGGGATGCTCGATGTTCTACAGGATCTTCCGTTGTCGGATTT GAATATAGAGAACAACCTATTTTCTGGACCTATACCTCCGAAGTTGTTGGGCATTCCAAATTTCAG AAAAGATGGAAACCCTTTTAATACTACCATAATTCCATCTGCACCTGCTTTAGCCCCTTCACCATTTGCTGTGGCGCCTGTTACTGCGGGACGACCAACCAGACAGACGGGTGCGGGTCAGCCATTGTCATCAGGGAGTCCTGAATCCGATGGAGGAAGGAGTTTTTTCTCTGGTAAGCGGATCATTGGGATTGTTATTATTGGAGCAGTAATATTAGTGGCATTGGGAGCTTGTATTCTCTTATCGGTATGCttgaaaagaagaagcaaGCATCGAGAAGAGACGAAGATGGTTCGTGAAAATGTTGATATGGGTTCTAAAGATAAGCCGAAACTCACGAAGCCCTCGGTTGACGTTGACGACGTGGAGAAAG GTCGAAGGGAGACCACTCTTAAGCCAGTTGATAGAGACGGGATGAAGGATAGAATAATGGATTATACCTCCCCAAAGCTACACGAAAACCCATTTGCCTCCAATACGAGCTTTCGTGAAGACCATACGGAGAGTTTTCGTGATAGACGTGACGCAAATGGGAAGAGAAAAGATGCCTCCAATATGAGTTTCCGTGACGACTATACGGAGAGTTCGAGCATAAACATAGATGAGTTGCTTGCACGACCTCCTCCTCCCCCTCCATTTTCGCTCCTTTCAACTCAGGAGATTGCAAAACCAATTGTGACAGCCGACGTACCTAGTCGAGTACCTAAAAAACTAAACACGAGTTCTTTAAGAGTTTTCACGATCGCGTCGCTTCAGCAGTATACTAATAGTTTCTCTGAAGATAATCTTCTTGGGAAAGGCATGCTTGGTAGTGTCTATAGAGCTGAACTACCAAATGGAAGG CTTTTGGCCGTTAAAAAACTGGATGGATCCTCGTTGACTCGTTGGAGCGACGATGAATTTCACAACCTCGTGTCTGATATATGCGAACTTCGGCACGATAACATTGTGGAGCTTAAGGGCTATTGTGCTGAgcatggacaatatctactcatTTACGAGTATTGCGAAAATGGCACACTCTATGAAGCACTCCACGTCGACAAGGAGATGCATCAAAAGCTTTCGTGGAACGTGCGCGTGAGGATTGCACTTGGAGCTGCACGTGCCCTCGA GTATCTACATGAGGCCTGTCAGCCGCCAATTGTGcaccaaaattttaagtcTGCTAACATTCTCCTGGACAATGAGCTAAAAGCACAGCTCTCTGACTCTGGCCTTGCTACACTGCTTGATAATCAG TCGTCTGTACGATTTCTCCCAACTCATGGTTATAGTGCTCCGGAATTTGAGTCGGGAACTTACACGTACCAAAGCGATGTTTTTAGCTTTGGAGTTGTAATGCTAGAGCTTCTCACTGGTCGGAAGTCGTGTGATCG AACACTGCCTCGAGGAGAGCAATATCTTGTTCGATGGGCTATTCCAAGGCTACATGATATTGATGCGTTATCGAGAATGGTCGATCCATCACTTAAGGGCACATATCCTATTAAGTCGTTATCTCGCTTCGCCGATATTATTTCGTCTTGTATAATG AGAGAGCCCGAATTTCGACCCCCGATCTCGGAAATTGTACAGGAactcttacaaatggtgtAG
- the LOC111803375 gene encoding ATP-dependent RNA helicase A: MNPSLLISALLLAVLLLSPSASLAAGMFEPGGGFDDIPGFRKGWDKGIVGGGYGGGYGGPKGGYGKGGIIRNTVVCKEKGPCYNKKVTCPAKCFSSYSRSGKGFGGGGGGGGCTIDCSKKCIGYC; encoded by the coding sequence ATGAATCCCTCCCTCCTCATTTCCGCTCTTCTCCTCGCCGTTCTCCTCCTCTCCCCCTCCGCCTCTCTCGCCGCCGGGATGTTCGAACCGGGCGGCGGATTTGATGACATACCCGGCTTTCGGAAAGGCTGGGACAAGGGGATCGTCGGTGGTGGCTACGGCGGTGGATACGGCGGACCCAAAGGCGGTTACGGCAAGGGTGGAATCATAAGGAACACTGTGGTGTGTAAAGAGAAAGGTCCTTGTTACAATAAGAAGGTGACTTGTCCGGCCAAGTGCTTCTCCTCTTATAGCCGATCGGGCAAGGGATtcggaggcggcggcggcggcggtggctgCACCATCGACTGCTCTAAGAAGTGTATTGGCTATTGTTAG